One Pseudorasbora parva isolate DD20220531a chromosome 8, ASM2467924v1, whole genome shotgun sequence DNA window includes the following coding sequences:
- the si:dkey-30e9.6 gene encoding putative uncharacterized protein C7orf78: MNLPEPLDPTSVDLRRKLLFSVSQNLISSRSCGPVPPHPVAPLDPWNKKAPDFTPKLYRSVSLPRIKNKTVHLVKSNDSVDQKSFVLEKIKDGTPSILSRHKEQPFFTCYKPPDSLETKLLFVKAGMNPVGPYKNPKPHNFRPCAEGMPDMVTSIKDADCLFLKSQCLKAVTDSHHDLNLSHRASVSKIDTFKPPELKWDPKLILPKTPWPPKSASYTRYRRRRGVYSALLDQVEEKLTNAWRK, from the exons TGAGCCTTTGGATCCCACGTCTGTTGACCTAAGAAGAAAGCTGCTCTTTTCTGTGAGTCAAAACTTGATCTCAAGCCGGAGCTGTGGACCCGTCCCACCACACCCAGTAGCTCCCCTTGATCCATGGAACAAGAAAGCCCCTGACTTCACTCCAAAACTGTACAGATCTGTCAGTTTACCACGGATCAAGAACAAAACCGTTCACCTGGTTAAATCAAATGATAGTGTGGATCAAAAATCTTTTGTTTTGGAAAAGATTAAGGATGGTACTCCTTCAATATTATCTCGACATAAAGAACAACCATTTTTCACATGCTACAAACCACCAGACTCGCTAGAGACAAAACTGCTGTTTGTAAAAGCAGGGATGAATCCTGTCGGGCCTTACAAAAATCCGAAACCTCACAACTTCAGACCT TGTGCTGAGGGAATGCCAGACATGGTAACTTCTATAAAGGACGCAGACTGTTTGTTCTTAAAGTCTCAATGTCTAAAAGCAG TCACAGACAGCCATCATGACCTGAACCTTTCTCACAGAGCCTCAGTGAGCAAAATAGACACTTTCAAACCACCAGAGCTTAAATGGGACCCAAAGCTCATACTACCAAAGACGCCATGGCCTCCAAAATCTGCATCTTATACA AGATATCGCCGCAGAAGAGGTGTATATAGTGCCTTATTGGATCAAGTTGAAGAAAAGTTGACCAACGCTTGGAGGAAATGA